The genome window AAACGTTGTTTTTCACCGAAACTGAATTCTTTATACAATCACACCTATCAATGTGATCGTTGTTCTTCCTCATAAGGATTTTTATCAATTACATGTTACTTGGATAGTTACCCGTATCCAAGTTTCTAATCCATATTTATTGATACTTTATTAAGTTTCCGGGTTTGAGTGACGCGCACCCCTTCCCATGGCAATATTTATCATGACTATTTTTGCCTAGGTTCCGCATACTCACTATTGTATATTTtcttatacacacacacacacacacacacatatatatatatatatatatatatatatatatatatatatatatatatatatatatatatatatatatatatatatatatatatatatatatatatatatatatatatatatatatatatatatatatatatatatatatatatatatatatatatatatatatatatatatatatatatatatatatatatatatatatatatatatatattgcccACGGCATCAGGTTCTATCTTGACTTCGGTTGCAGTTAATTGGAAAGATCTGGCCCATGCCTTTTGTGCTTCCATCTGCACATCCTTCTCATTCAACTCCGGGCACTCAAATTTCCTGTGACCCGGTTGGTAGCAATTGTAACAAACCGAAACCTTCCCTGGGCAGAGCGAAGCCGTATGCCCTGTCTTTCCGCATATGGGACACGGTTTATCCTTAAAGAGACACTCGCCTTTATGCCCCTTTCCACATACCTTACAGCTCGGCGATCCGCCCTTCATATCCGGCTCCTTTGCCGATTCAGTTGTTCGTGCCTGCTTTGTAGGGCTTGGGTTCACATCCTGCGCCCTTCGTTCGCCCCTCTCTACTTGTTTCTTCAATTCAATCTCCCGCTCCCGGGCGGTGTTAATGATTTCAGTGAGGGTCTGGTACTTcgaaggagtcataaactcccgatATTCGGCACTTaacatattataataataatatattttctgcTCCTCATTCGTCACAAGTTCGTCACAAAACCTTAATTTATCGAGAAAGATGCCCGTAATCTTGTCTATTGATTCACCCTTTTGTCTCAACTGGATGAATTCTTCCTTGATTCTGTTGATGACCGCCTTGGGACTGTGATGTTTAAGGAATGGTACCGTAAACTCATCCCATGTCATGGACCTTGCCGCATCGGCTCCAATCtctttctttttgttatcccaccagtctttggCTTGACCTCTCAACTGACCCGTACCGTAAACTACAAAATCGCTTACGTCACAGTGGGTCCTTTTAAAC of Helianthus annuus cultivar XRQ/B chromosome 1, HanXRQr2.0-SUNRISE, whole genome shotgun sequence contains these proteins:
- the LOC110942383 gene encoding uncharacterized protein LOC110942383; amino-acid sequence: MSIFETKEKGNNDAVPIVTEQMKEVIAEEVGKAIENSLSGFIDKIQNTVLSLVEERVKRLEDNVNLVKEKSGERVFKRTHCDVSDFVVYGTGQLRGQAKDWWDNKKKEIGADAARSMTWDEFTVPFLKHHSPKAVINRIKEEFIQLRQKGESIDKITGIFLDKLRFCDELVTNEEQKIYYYYNMLSAEYREFMTPSKYQTLTEIINTAREREIELKKQVERGERRAQDVNPSPTKQARTTESAKEPDMKGGSPSCKVCGKGHKGECLFKDKPCPICGKTGHTASLCPGKVSVCYNCYQPGHRKFECPELNEKDVQMEAQKAWARSFQLTATEVKIEPDAV